The DNA sequence TGGTTGCCCATGGGATATGAAACAAACACACAGTTCGTTAAGAGAATATGTGTTAGAAGAAGCCTATGAAGTAGTAGAAGCAATTAATAATGATGATTCAGATAATTTAGCGGAAGAATTAGGGGATTTATTGTTACAAGTTATTTTTCATAGTCAAATAGCAAAAGAAGAAGGAACCTTTAATTTGTGGGATGTAATAGCAAAGCTTTCTTCGAAATTAATAAATAGGCATCCCCATGTATTTGGAGAAGTAAAAGTAGATACAGCTAACCAAGTGCGACACATTTGGGAAAGCATAAAAGATAAAGAGAAAAATATCGAATCGTACTCAGAAGGTTTAGAAAACATCCCAAAAGGATTATCTGCATTGATGAGAAGCCACAAAATCCAAAAGAAGGTCGCTAAAATTGGTTTTGACTGGGATAATATCAATCAAGTGTTAGAAAAGGTTAAAGAGGAATTTAGAGAGCTAGAAGAGGCAATAGAAAATAATGATCAATCTAATATAGAAGAGGAATTAGGAGATTTATTATTTGCAGTAGTAAACTTAAGTAGGTTTTGTAAGGTTAATCCTGAAACATCTCTAATAAATACAATAGAAAAATTCATTTTTAGGTTCAAATTTATGGAAGAAGAAAGTAAGAAACAAGATAGAGATTTGAAAGAAATGACATTAAAAGAAATGAATGAACTATGGAATTTATCAAAAATACATAAAAACTTAAAAAAAGATAAAAAATAATATTGAAAAGAAGGATTTTACAAAGATACCTAGAATATTAGTTAATTATATTAGTATTGTCTTATAGCTACATAACTGAGTTTACAGTTCAAAAATAGGGAGGTATTTTAATGAACAAAGCAGATCTTATAACAAGTATGGCTGATAAAAGCAATTTGACAAAAAAAGATGCTGAAAGTGCTTTAAATGCATTTATGGAAAGTGTAAAAGGTGCTCTTGAAAATGGAGATAAAGTTCAATTAGTTGGATTTGGAACATTTGAAGTAAGACATCGTAAAGAAAGAGAAGGAAGAAATCCAAGAAATCCTAAAGAAAAAATATTAATTCCAGCATCTAAAGCTCCAGTATTTAAAGCTGGTAAAACATTAAAAGAAGCAGTTAATAAGTAGAAAATCAGGTCTTTGACCTGATTTTTTAAAACACAAAAGAAATTATTTCTGTTATGTTTCAGAAATTTAACATAAAAAACTTTAATTATTTTACTAGATAATGAAAAAATAACCTTGTTAGAAATGGAGAGTGAATTAATGAGGATAGATAAATTTTTAAAAAATTCTAGAATAATAAAGAGAAGAACTTTAGCAAAGGAAGCATGTGAAAAAGGAAGAGTCTTAATAAATGATAAGGAAGTTAAGCCGGGAGCAGAAGTAACACCTGGGGATATAATAGAAGTTATTTTTGGTAACAAGACATTAAAAGTAGAAGTTATAGAGTTATTGGAACATGTTACTAAAGACGATGCACATAAGTTATACAAGATACTATAATAAAGAGGTCATCTCAAAATAGAAAATTATTTCTATATAGAGATAACCTTTTTTTAATCTATAGAGTACTTTAAAAAATGTGAGAAATTATAATACATTAAATTAATTTAATCAAAGTTTTTGTTTCATTATTCATGTCATAAAGTAAGTTTTTAAAACATACTCTTTTAACATGAGTAGTAAAAGGGGGATTAGTATGAATAATATAGTAAATACTACTAATCAAAATATATATCTAGAAGATAGAAAAAAATTAAATATAACTGGTGTTGAGCACGTAGATAAATTTAATGAAAGCTGTATAGTCATTGTTACAACAAATGGGGTAGTGACAATAAAAGGCGAGGTTTTAAATATTAGCAAATTAAATCTGGATGATGCAAATGTCAAAATAGAAGGACACATTGATTCTATGGTATACAGTAATAAATCTATAAATCATAAGAAAGGTCTATTAAAAAATATGTTTAAATAGCTTTATGAGGTGTTTGTATGTATGTATTAACGAAGGACCAGATTTTAATTTTTCTCACTACAATTTATGGAGGACTAATAATAGGTTTTATTTATGATTTATACAGAGTTTTCAGATATTTTATTAAGCCAAAAAGACTAGCAACATTAATAGAAGACTTGCTATTTTGGATATTAATATCTATAATATCAATTGGTATATTATTCTACAGTAATTGGGGTCAACTTAGAGGGTACGTATTATTAGGGTTTATTTTAGGTGTCTTAATTTACAGCTTATTACTAAGCAAAATCATTATTAAAGCTATGATAAAGATTATAGGATTACTTATAAAACCTATTATATATATATTAAGATATTTAGTATTACCATTAAAGTATATTAAAAATATATTAGTTAAAATGAGATTGAAAATTAACAAAAAAGTGATAAAACATAAAAAAAGAATAAAAAGGATTTTAAGTTTACCATATAGAATAATATATGATATAAAAAAGCATACAAAATATATTTTATTTAAGAAGCACTAATTTAATAGGATTAGTATAAAATTTTTAAGGATGGATAAAATATGAAAAGAAAAAAGAAAAAGCTATTTAAGTTTAGAACTGTTTTTCTGTTGATTATAACAATATACCTATTGAGTCTTTGTTTCAAAAAATATATATTAATATATGATTTAAAGAATCAAATAGCAGAGGAAGAAGAAAAAATAGATGCTGTTACTAATGATATTGAAGATTTAAAGGGAAAGATAGAGAAAGGAAATTCATTAGAATTTGTTGAATCTATAGCTAGAGATGAACTAAAAATGGTTAAGCCTGGTGAATATATTTACATAGAAGAAAAGAAAAAAGATAAGAAAGATGAAGAATAGAAAAAAATTATTTATTTTTACAATAATATTAATTTAGCATCATAAATATTATAAAAAAAGGCTTACTTATCATATAGTACAATATATTAAAAATTGTTTATAAACGTTATAAAAGCAAATATAGACATATTATATTTAATGTGTTATTATTGACATATTAGAAATATTAATATATACTTTAAAAGATTAAACAGATAATTTTTAAAGGAGGAATTGTTTATATATGCCAGTTAAAGTAGGAAATGTAGTTAAAGGCACAGTTACAGGCATAACAAACTTTGGTGCTTTTGTTCAGCTACCAGAAGGAGAGACTGGATTAGTCCATATTTCAGAGGTATCACATGAATACGTAAGTGATATAAAAAAGCATCTAAAAAATAAACAAAAGGTAAATGTTAAAGTTTTATCTATTGAAGGAGGAAAGATAAGTTTATCTATAAGACAAGCTAAACCGAAAAGAAGTAATAGGCAGCCTACAGAGATAGACTGGTCCAATAAAACGGAGCGTATTCAACGTGGTATGTCTTTTGAGGATAAAATGTCACAATTTTTAAAAGACAGTACAGAGAGACAAGACCAGATAAAAAATAGAGAATCTAAAAGAGGTAATTCAAGATCTCGTTAATATA is a window from the Abyssisolibacter fermentans genome containing:
- the mazG gene encoding nucleoside triphosphate pyrophosphohydrolase, whose translation is MAKITIVGLGYGNYSSLTLSAAESIKKSNRLYFRTKNHEVADYLKGMGKEITSYDYVYEESQTFDQVYEIITNDLIENANRYNEISYCAPGNPVLSDKIVQLLLEKEKKGLIKLDIIGSISIVDEVLKTVKKNDDKSLKIVNALDIGNQYLDINSENIIINVYDQLIASEIKLYISEIYGDEFEIYVLNKNKEELDFTSKKVLVYEIDRLTSWDHKSCLFIPAVDYLNKQVYNLHDLITIMERLRGKNGCPWDMKQTHSSLREYVLEEAYEVVEAINNDDSDNLAEELGDLLLQVIFHSQIAKEEGTFNLWDVIAKLSSKLINRHPHVFGEVKVDTANQVRHIWESIKDKEKNIESYSEGLENIPKGLSALMRSHKIQKKVAKIGFDWDNINQVLEKVKEEFRELEEAIENNDQSNIEEELGDLLFAVVNLSRFCKVNPETSLINTIEKFIFRFKFMEEESKKQDRDLKEMTLKEMNELWNLSKIHKNLKKDKK
- a CDS encoding HU family DNA-binding protein, which encodes MNKADLITSMADKSNLTKKDAESALNAFMESVKGALENGDKVQLVGFGTFEVRHRKEREGRNPRNPKEKILIPASKAPVFKAGKTLKEAVNK
- a CDS encoding RNA-binding S4 domain-containing protein, producing MRIDKFLKNSRIIKRRTLAKEACEKGRVLINDKEVKPGAEVTPGDIIEVIFGNKTLKVEVIELLEHVTKDDAHKLYKIL
- the yabP gene encoding sporulation protein YabP, with the translated sequence MNNIVNTTNQNIYLEDRKKLNITGVEHVDKFNESCIVIVTTNGVVTIKGEVLNISKLNLDDANVKIEGHIDSMVYSNKSINHKKGLLKNMFK
- the yabQ gene encoding spore cortex biosynthesis protein YabQ, which produces MYVLTKDQILIFLTTIYGGLIIGFIYDLYRVFRYFIKPKRLATLIEDLLFWILISIISIGILFYSNWGQLRGYVLLGFILGVLIYSLLLSKIIIKAMIKIIGLLIKPIIYILRYLVLPLKYIKNILVKMRLKINKKVIKHKKRIKRILSLPYRIIYDIKKHTKYILFKKH
- a CDS encoding FtsB family cell division protein, yielding MKRKKKKLFKFRTVFLLIITIYLLSLCFKKYILIYDLKNQIAEEEEKIDAVTNDIEDLKGKIEKGNSLEFVESIARDELKMVKPGEYIYIEEKKKDKKDEE
- a CDS encoding S1 RNA-binding domain-containing protein, whose translation is MPVKVGNVVKGTVTGITNFGAFVQLPEGETGLVHISEVSHEYVSDIKKHLKNKQKVNVKVLSIEGGKISLSIRQAKPKRSNRQPTEIDWSNKTERIQRGMSFEDKMSQFLKDSTERQDQIKNRESKRGNSRSR